Proteins encoded by one window of Mechercharimyces sp. CAU 1602:
- a CDS encoding AbrB/MazE/SpoVT family DNA-binding domain-containing protein, which yields MLKSTGIVRKVDELGRVVIPIELRRTLGIGEKDALEIYVDGERIVLKKYEPACIFSGEVDETIRYKNKVVSKQAVEEMYNLIKDESVTNG from the coding sequence ATGCTTAAATCAACCGGTATTGTTAGAAAAGTGGACGAGCTCGGCCGTGTGGTTATTCCAATCGAATTGCGCCGCACTCTCGGAATTGGTGAAAAAGACGCCCTTGAAATTTACGTTGACGGAGAGCGTATCGTACTGAAAAAGTATGAGCCAGCCTGTATCTTCTCTGGCGAAGTAGATGAAACCATCCGTTACAAAAACAAAGTAGTTAGCAAACAAGCTGTCGAAGAAATGTACAATCTGATCAAAGACGAGAGTGTAACGAACGGATAA